ACTCAAGTGGAAAGATGACATCGTGGACCAACCCGTCTTTCCGCTCGACTACAAGCTATACTGGAGAATATGGCACCGAGTTCTCGAGGTGGCCGGGCTTCGAGAGGGGCTGCGGCCTTACTCTATAAGAGTGGGAGCCGGAGGTCGCCTCAATGGTGAGCATGATCCTTCCGCGGCTTGACATGATTCTAACTGTGACAAGGTGCGCTTGAGCCTGCTCTTCGAAGTTACATCATGGGTAACACGGAAGAGGTCTTTCGGAAGAGCTACAACCCAGTCGATCAGAGACACAGTCTAATGACGGTGGCCTACAAAGAATTGACTGGAGGCTGCGACGAGGTAATCGCCAAACTGCATCAGTCGTTCACAAAACGGGACTGCTACGCGCCGATCTACATCTCCGATGAGGACTGGAAAGGATTCGAGTCGCGGAACGACATCACCCAATGGCGCAAAGAACTGAACAGCCTTCCCAACCGCAGCAGCAAAGAGGCGAAGAGGATCCAATCGAGGATCCAGTATGTCAAGAAGGTGCTGGAGCAGGAGCTCATAAAGCGACGGCGCGACGAATACTTTGAGACTGCCGACCGCCTGAGAAGCGAAGGACAGTCTACAACCCATTTGCATGAACGCAGACCAAGAAGACCTGGTCCGAAGCAGAACGAACTCAGCAGCAAGATGGCAGAAGACTTGTCGCCTCTTTTCCTCGCAGAAGACTCAACGAAGAGATTTGCCGACGAGCTTGTCAGGTACTTAAGGCAAGCTCCAGATCAAGATCCTCCACAAGGTCCCAAGGATGCGGAAGCGACGAGACCAAAAGCAGATTCAACGACACCTAGGTGTTTGATCTGTAACAAGAATTTCGCACGGAAGAGCGGCCTGACCAGACATGTTAACTTGGAGCACAGCGAAGATTTTCGGAAACCTTTCTATTGTCGCGAGTGCGAGTTCTCAGGACAGAAACAGCTGATTGCAGCCGGCCTTTCTGCCTGGAGCAACCACGTTGAACAATACCATGGCAAACTCCATACACCCAACCCTGTAACACCAGCTCACTGCTTACTTTGCGACAAGACCTTTTCAACTGGAGGGTTTAGCTTGCATCTCAAACGATCTCACGCTCAGCTTGGCCACTTTGAAACGAGCTTCCCCTGTCCAGAATGCCGGCGGTTGGGCACCGACGATCTCATCGTCAACCTGGACCAGTGGATACTCCACGTCCGGAACACACACGATGGCGGTGCAGTACCAGGGGCCATCGTTGTCGGCGCCACCGACCAGAAGCCtaggaagaggaagagaggggagCTAGACCAGTATCAGCAGACCAAGACGAAACAGGTATGTGTCGAGGCGATTGTGAAGGACGAGCGGGGAGAGGGGAGTTGTGGCATCACAAGCGGTGACTACCATGGCGGCACAGATTTCTGGGACAAGGATGAGCAGGTAGATTGGGATCAGAGCACCGCAAGCGGTTCCTGCCATGTTAGTGAAGAGTTCTGGGTAACTGGGAGAGACGAGGATTATTGATTTGGGATTATAAATGTCACGAGCTCATGTGAAATGTTCATCGCTATGCCTATGCTTGAACCCAGATTTGTGAATATATTAGATTGGCGCCACCTCTGCTACTTTATACATAAATAGAGGTCAAGTGTCCTGTGAGTGGTTGCTCAAGGGAGGTGGCTCTTCAAATACATCCAATAACTACCTCGACGTTGAGGGGCCATTACTCGATCATATCCGAGAACTGAGAAAATGCTCATAAATGACAACAAGCCAGACGCTGGGTTACTCTGATCTATCTGAGAGTATGAGAAGAGACAAGGCAAACAGAAAGTTGACATAGGAGGAGTGAGTGATTGAGCGAGGGACTAGGGCAATAGCGGTGCGTTCGCTGGAGATCTGACCGTAGGTATGTCAAGGATTTCAATCAACATTGGTAGGGTCCAAGAGCCTAGGATGCTTCGACAGGTCTCTTGGGTATGCCGAGCCGGATCGCTTTCGGGAAGTTCTATTGGCGTTCCTTTGGTTGAGTAGGTGcacaacctcgaggtggccTCCAGATGacgcagcctggagagcatTGTCGTAGAGGCCGCCCTGCGCGTTGACATCCGCTCCCTTATCTAGCAGCAGTTGTACAACCTCGAGATGGCCTTCTAATGacgcagcctggagagcgttgccgaAGTGGCCGCCCTGCGTGTTGACATCCGCTCCCTTGTCTAGCAGCAGTTGCACAACCTCAAGGCGGCCTCCAGatgaggcagcctggagagcgttgccgtAGTCGCCACCCTGCGTGTTGACATCCGCTCCCTTGTCTAGCAGCAGTTGTACAACCTCGAGATGGCCTCCGTCtgaggcagcctggagagcgttgccgaAGCGGCCGCCCTGCGTGTTGACATCCGCTCCTTTGTCCAGCAGCAGTTGTACAACCTCGAGATGGCCTCCAGatgaggcagcctggagagcgttgccgaAGCGGCCGCCCTGCGTGTTGACATCCGCTCCTTTGTCTAGCAGCAGTTGTACAACCTCGAGATGGCCTCCAGatgaggcagcctggagagcatTGCCGTAGTCGCCACCCTGCGCGTTAGCATCTGCTCCCTTATCTAGCAGCAGTTGTACAACCTCAAGGCGGCCTCCAAATGacgcagcctggagagcgttgccgaAGCGGCCGCCCTGCGCGTTGACATCCGCTCCCTTATCTAGCAGCAGTTGcacaacctcgaggtggcctctcgatgaggcagcctggagagcgttgccgaAGTGGCCGCCCTGCGTGTTGACATCCGCTCCCTTATCTAGCAGCAGTTGtacaacctcgaggtggccTCCAAATGacgcagcctggagagcatTGCCGTAGAGGCCGCCCTGCATGTTGACATCCGCTCCCTTGTCTAGCAGCAGTTGtacaacctcgaggtggccTCCGTCtgaggcagcctggagagcgtcGCCGAAGTGGCCGCCCTGCGTGTTGACATCCGCTCCCTTGTCCAGCAGCAGTTGTACAATCTCGAGGTGGCCTCCGTCtgaggcagcctggagagcgttgccgtAGAGGCCGCCCTGCGCGTTGACATCCGCTCTCTCGTCCATCAGGCCTCTCGCAGCCCCTGCGAGTCCACCAAGACAAGCATAATATAGACTAGATGCTCGAGGTGGTCCCGGGTTGTCATTCCATGCAATGTCGGCCTGATACAATCGACCCCACCTCTGAAATGTCGTCTTGTCTTGTAAAAAGCTGACTGTTCTTCTAACAATGTCTTCGGAACTCTGTACCGATGCAGCATAATCCATCCAGAACTCTGCTGCAAATCGTGCCATTGGGAAATCATGCTTGATTCTGCTGTGGCTACTCTTGATGTCCGTAAGATAAGTCAAGcaggtcttggtgatggcaatgCTGGCACTTCCCAGGTCAAATTGGTCTTCCTTGAGAAGATACTCTTTAACTGAGAAGTGGGCAAGGTGGAGCTCCTGCAGAGTCTCGCCATATCTTGTGACATCAGCGATTAATACCAAGCTGGGGCAGTATCGCAGAACGTCAGTCCCACTAAATAGTCTGTTCCCGACATGAAAccgtcgaggttctcgatcTATCTGCGTGGCTATCACCTCTACAGCCTCTGACAGCTTCATGGGCCGCTTGGCGTAGACGAGAAACTGTAGGAGACGAATCGCGCCGCTCTTATATGTCGGGGGTATGTTCTGGAGCATGCGGTAATAAGTCTCATTCAGATCACGAGGCAAAGACTCGAGAGCTGTCTCGATGGCGTTGGGGCTTAGACATTCGGCAAGACTGTCCAATTGACAAGCTGCCCATCTGAACCTGCGACGAATGTCAGACAATTATTTGGTAGTATGGATGATCTGGGCAAAAGCTCACATGCCGTCGGCTCCGTCTCCGACTTTGTCGCGAATCTTCCCTAGGAGATCCTGAGATAACTTCTTGCTAACGAAATCGGAGTTCCGCTCAAGCGCTGCCATGACGTAGGAGCGTATGTCGGCGTTGACAGCCCTCTTGTCGAGTAAGACGCAGTTGCGATCATCGAAAAGTGAAGGGATCTCGCGATTGAAGTCTGGTTCCGGCCGGCCAGTCACAATAAGCTGGGCGTTGCCAGAGGCAAAGCCTCGCATCCATGACAGAAGTTCTTTTCTCGTTGTACACTCATCCAAAgcgtcgaggatgacggcaACCTTTCCAGTGATTTGAATCATCGTCTCAACACAGGCTGACAAGGCACTCGTATCGGGTTGCCTCCGTCCATTTTCGTGGTAAGTGAAATGACTGTCAAGTTCGTTCGCCGCTTTGCCCCCAGAACGGTAGAGTTGAAACGCCAGCGAGCGTAGAAGGCTCTCTAGGGTCTGCTTTCTGGGGTCGTTGAAGTCAAAGAAGAATGCAAGCGTGGTGCGGGTGTCCGTTTGCGGAAGATTGTCAAGAATTGTCGTACTCAGAACAGTCTTGCCACATCCTGCCAGGCCGTAGAGCCACAGGTGTCGTCGTGCCCCGCGCTTCCACTCCTGGAAGGCGGGACTGTCAAGAAGCCAGGTTCCAGTGCCGGAGTGACGGCGTTTTCTCGCCAGTTTGGCGTTGGTTGAATAGTCTGGCGGGGACAGCCATCGCTCGACCCTGGCGAGGTGAGTATCAGATGTTATCGTGACAATCGCATCCCTGGTTTTATTTGCCGTCGAAAGCACGCGGTCTAAACTTCCTTGGACTGCTCAAAGTTAGAAGAAAATATATGGATTGGAATGCAAAACTTACTGGAGTTGAGGACTTCGCCAATAGGtctctcggcctcgatctTGTTGGGCGGAATCTGACGCAGAAGATCCCTCGCAtacgccgccgccatcattGCCGCAAAGCCCTGCCACTCTTTGTTTTTGTGCGAGTCGGAATAGTCGCAAATGCCTCGGATGACTAGACAGGGAAAGTGGTTCACCAACCCGGCCGCTTCCATCTCGAAGCATAGAACGCCCTTCTTCGCTGCAAGCGCATCCCGAGTCAAGGCATCCTTCATCAGCCTATTCGAGGAAGCGATCGGGCCGTGGTGGATGACGGGATTGTCTTCGTATTCAGTACGATCTGGTCGCACTACCAAAGTCGATGGGTCGCTGCCACAGGCTGTCGCGCAGCTGGACCGATCACCCCGCGGGTGAACCTTCCCAGGCTGATATAGTCGATCGGTGCTCGACTCGGGCCGTTGAAACTCTTTCTTGAGTCTCGGATTCTTCATCAAAATGTCGGCGATAGATCCATCAAGCTGGTGTCCTTTGCGCTTGTACTGCGTCAAGAGTCCGTTCACGGCTGTTCGCAGAACTGTCGGCGGCTGATTCAAGGATCCTGTCTCCTGGAATTCCTGACCCTGCACGGCCTTTCCAAAGTCGTACTGGAACACCGCGGCGGTGCCGTTGCTAGAGGCGCTGACCACAACGTCCCCGAGGCGAATGTCATGCTTAGAGCTCGGTGCACCGCCACCGATTCCGACCATTAGGCTGATTCTGATGTTGGGAAAGCTGTGGAGCATATCATGCGCGACGCCGGCAGCAGATGATATGCCGTATTCGCCATGGGGAAGGACAGCAATGACGACATAGTGTTTCCCGATTTTGCCCAGCGTGTAGTTATTGCTATCGTTAATGGATACAGATTCAGGTCCTTCGTGCTCTTCGTCGAGAAAGAGTTGCGCAGCAAGGTACTCGGTTGCAATAGCGCAGACCCAGCCGACCGTGTACTTCTGAGGGTCTGACATGGCCGGCGTTCGATGTTGCACAGAGAGAAAGATTTGACGTCGTATTCATAAGCGATCGCAACAAAGGATGGATGCCGGGGTGAAGATATATAGGCCTGCAAAAAATTGCAGtaagcaagaggaggaacatATCGGGGTTCAGACGCTCCTGAGTCTCTGGTGGTGAGCACCAGATCAGGCTCTCCAGAGATGCGCAAAGATGAGGCGGTATGGTCCACGGCGCTTACATGCAGCAGGTTGCGGCAGGCTGAGCGTTCTAGAGCAAATGATTGGCGCAGGAGTCTGAGCCAAGGTCACTGCCTCTCAGATGGAGGACAAGTGGACGAAGCACGAAGGCCAAACTGGGCGCCAACTCTTCGGTGTGTCCGCGAGTAGTGGTGTGACAAAGGAAGCCGAGACGCGAACGATGACTTATCATAACAGTGGCCACGTTCATCGCGTCAAGTAAGGCTGAATGTGTGCGGCAAGGCACAAGACCGGTGACAGAGGATCAAAGTACCGGATTGTAGACACACGAGGCCAGCCGCACGGTGTGGGACGTTCCAGCCCAAGGCGGTACGCGTCGAACCAGGTTTCCCCGCGATGCCATCCGGCCGAAATTCGTGGTCGCACGACGAGACCTAACCTCGCACTTCCCCACAAGTGAACCTAACACGGCCCGACCCATCCCGCGATCTAGCTTGCGGAGCTCGGGAACTAGTTCGGCGTGATTATCTTTATGGGCGGAGTAGTGCCTTCAGAGAATATCCGATTTGAACGGATGCGGCTAGAAGTGGCAGTAATGGGTTACGGTCGGGAACGGCCTCTCGGCCGAGCCTCATGCCCAAGCAAGACAGCAGGCGAACTATGGGCCGCATGGGTTGGTGGTCTCTTATTTAGAAGTATTATCCGTCGCCTTAAGCTAGCCCTTCGGCTTCTCGGCATCGTCTAATGGAGTGCAAGAGTTACAGAGTCTCGTTGCCTATTTGCTGCATGCTACCTGATACGTTCAAGTTCCCAGGCAGCAACACACACTATCACCCAACAACCTCCTTCAATGCCGAGGCCTCAAGGAACTCAATGCATTTGCTTAGGTTTTAGACACCATCAGTAGCATTTTTCTTTTCGCGACCTGCTGGACGAGATGCAACGTAGCCCAAGCGTTATGAGAATATGTTATGGAGCCAGTAGCGCCGCGTTGGGAACACCGTTTTCCCTTGCCGTCCATGAAGGATGACGTGCCGGCCCAAGCGTGAGCTGGCTCACGTGTGATGTGATTGGGGAGCTGTCTTCACCCAACCCCATGTACCGCTACCCACTCTTCACTCTTAACTCACCATCTCAGATTGAGGATCAAGGGTGCTCGTGTGGGTCAAGGAGAGGTTCAAATGGATCTGCCTTCCCCGCCCCCAGAAGGGTGACACACAGCTAGGGCTTATGTGCCGCCACAGTCTTCTAATTACATACTAATTTAGCTGTCGGCTGGTCCCGCTGCTGGAATGCATCTAGACCCTTGGTCTCAAGCCCTGGAATCTTGGCGGAGCCTCCATTCTGACATACCCAAAGGAAATGCGGAGCAGCCTGGCTGCAGGTGACACCCCACCACACTAGAATCGTTGCAGTTTCCCTGTTGCATCACGAGCCAGCAAAGCGTTGCGGCTGCATGGGAAGTGACACACACGAGTTGCTCGTCTGCGGCCGAGGCCCGCAAATTATAAAGAGGGAACTTCTGGCCGCCGAATCAGTTCTCAGCGAGTTGATACGAGCGCATCATCCTACATGAGAGTGGAAACTCAGCTCCGTTTCAACGACCTCAAGAACTCGACAGGTAATTGCTTTCCATAGATCTCTTTCAGTCTTCAAAATTCACAAACTCAACCAGATGTCATGTCAGCGAGCTCGGGATTGCGCGGCAGTTGCATTGTTTGCACGCACATGTACAATGAACACAACCGATCCCGATGCACCGGGAGAGACAAAAAGAAGGTTGGCAAAGGAAAGCACGAGTGGGTCAAATGCAAGACATGGTGGTATCTGTGCCAGAAGGGAGGCCATGATTTTATGGGGGACCGTAGAGACGCCTACTTAGTTTGTCATGATTGTACGTCTCATCCTGGCGGGGGGCCTCCTGGGACTGGCCCGGATGGCACCTACCCGACAGCCCACGATGCCCAGCCTTACGATGATGGCGGTGAAGAACAGTGGTTGTGGGACTCTACATATCAACGTTACTACTTCATGGATGGGTATGGAAACATCATCTGGGCCGATGACCAAGGGCAGTCGTCATCCTCGCGGCAATGAAAGAGTGAGGCCCAAAACATGATAGCTTTTACCTTGCTTAACAAGATTACACTCACTCAACGTCTGTGTTCATGACCCAGTCCTCGACTCGTTCAGCAGGAGAATGAGAAGAGCCCTGACGGGAGCCAGAGCTCGAATCTGTCCTGTCTTTTCCCTCCATTTCTAGGTCTGCCAGCGCTTCAACCCAATGATGTAAGTATATGTCTTTCCCTGTGGGCTCCATCTCTGTAGCAGCCCATCGAAATATGTCGCCGACTGCCCTCTCTGAGGCTACGTGATCCGGCCTGTAATCGAGATCTGGGACGGAGCTGTAAGCCAAGCCCACCTGCGATCCAGCCTCGAACAGAGAAGAACTCTCCAGTGGCAgcgcagcctcctccgccaaCTCGGCCCCATTACCCAGGAGCCAAGTCCATCGGAGATAGACCCACTGATGCCTATCGCAGTTCATGTGGAGGCGCACAGACAACTCCAATTCATCGGCCTTTATAAACCCGAatggaggccaagggcacATGGGCGGGTTCCGAAAAGGAGCACCTTCTGGTTCGACATCCCAGCACTCGTGGCGCAACCGCCATACGTCTGCTCTAGCAACCTGATCTCCTGCTTGTAGATAAGCTCCTGACCCACGGAGATCCATGAACGATTGCGGAGAACCTGTCCAAGCTGCAACTTCGGGTATCGGCCTTGAAGGCACGGGGGCGTAAAGACTCTGGAGGAAGGGTACAATGGCGAGGATCGTCTTCGTCCGCCCACAGGCGGCAATTCCATACCATAGAGGAGCAACGTTCGGTCGGCGGAGCGCAAGAACATGACTTAGCATCTCGAGCTCGCCTCGATCAACCAAAGGCTTGACCACATCAATTATCGGATCACACCAAGGACTGACCAGGTTGCACTCCACCCCTGGTTCCCAGAAAACTGCCCAAAGTGTCGACGACAGGAAGACGGGGTTGGAGCTGAGTGTCATGTAACGAGACAAGTTGCTATACTCCCGTTCGATGCTCGAAAGTGAAGCTACTTGGGCATCTCGTCTGGTAAGAGATGGTCTTGGTAGTGTGACCACCGAGGCCGTCTCGTTGTGCAGGGGAAGTGTCAAAGCCATAGCGAGAGCCAAGGGGACTTGACTATCAAGGTTGTACATGAAAGCGAATCTGGAGAGAAATTCCACCGCCTGTCTGCTTGACGGCGGGCTCGGATTCGGCGATGTCGACGATAGGACTTGTGCTACAAGTCGGACCTTGATATTGCCAGTGTACGCAATAGCCCATACGGGCTGTTTCACGCTGGCCGATCGCCACCCCTGGCCCGGGGAGACGAGAGAAGTCCACCAACGGAACTCCTCTTCAGAAGCGTGTCCGATGTCCACCGTGAGCTTTTGCCCCTCCGAGTGATGTTCATGATCAGGGATGGTAGATGTGTTGTCTGGGTAACACATCGAAATCTGCTGCTTCTCTAGCAGGGTCATACAGAGAATGTATGCCcagccgaggaagaggagggcgatTCCATTAGACTCGTTGTCTGAGTAGGAGAAATGGCAGTGATCTGATATCATGCAATGTGTCGGTCGCCGCCTTGTAAGACTCCATCGTCGTTTTTCCTCAGTCATGGTTCTGTGGGGTGTGTCGCATCCGGGTGTTTTCATCTCCCATGTCGCTTGTCCAGCAAGATCGTTCACGCCTCGTAAATCGTCTGGAATTGCCGGGAGTCCATGGACCAGATGGGAGAGGGTTATAGTATCGCGCTGTAAACGCATAGAAGTGGCCTTTTTGTGCAAGTTTTGCCATACTTGCTTGCTGCGTGCGAATGTCCGGTAAATTTGGCTCTTAGACGGAATGACATCGTCCTCTTGGTGTCCCAAGGATTTAGAGCTCGGATCCGTGGAGATCGTTGTTGAGATGGTGCTGCTCGATGACATGCTGAGCGGTGATAAAAGACATGGGACATGGAAGGTGGATCATGAGGATTCTTAAGTACTCTAGGGTGCACCACGGCTCAGTTCCCCCACCCAACCAAGCCGTTGCACACTCCGCAGGTCAGGTGACCACATGAATGCGCTTGGTTCCTCCGCGACGTCGGTGTCCAATGGCTTCCGCGTCCTGTTATGCCCGCAACAACCAACCACCGCCTCCAACGGGAGGTAATTATTATGATATGGAATGGATGGACTGCAACATCATTTACGTTGCTCTCTAATGCGATCAGAGATATCTGCAGGGTGATGTCATGGCTGGCCAAGCACTATGTCTCATCACGTGATCAATTACAGCCACTCCACTGGCCCCCATCCCCACAGTTCGACAGTTCCCGTAAATCGTAGCAAACCCGATTTCTCTGGGGATAACGACTGAGAACTCAGTACCACATTGACAGCCGCCGGCTTGAGCATCATAAGAAAATGAGCCATGATACTTGCCCCCAGCCCTCAAAACAAGGAGCTACCAGCATTCTGGCCCGCACAACCTACTATCAGACCCCGATATGTTTACCAAAAGAATCGTGTGCTGCAGAACAGTCCAGAGACGATGTCGTCTACCTCGGGACGTCTCCGCTGCGGCCAGACCGCAGGACGGATGAGAATTCAACAGCAGACATTACCACAACCACCGGTAGAACccacaagcccaaggagaaaaGACCCAGCCGGCTCCACCACAAGGGTCCTTGCCGAGGACTAAAATCAGCCAGGGGAGGCAAAGGCCCATACCACACGATGGCACCAGTGTCGATAAGGAACCAGAATGTTCGGATAGGACGCGCAAAAGGCTCCAACGGACAGGTGTATGGCTTTTTTGACGAGGCAGGACGTTTCTGCCGTCGGGTTGAAGTCGACCGCTCTCGTCCAGACGCAGATCCCGGCCCGTTCATAGTCTTGGAGCCAATATCGCATGAACAGGTGCTATACCGGCGGCGGTATCAAAACATGTCAAGTCGACGGGTGCGAAGCGAGGTTTGTCAACGATTGATAGAAGGGCCCATTGGTTCAATGCCCCAGGGGGAGATATAGTTGGTTCGGCCGGCGAGCTCCATTCATGCTTGCGATCCCTTCTATCGTCTTGATACAGTAATGCAATTCGAGGCGTACAAGTGAAAGCTAACGATGATGGGACCGTGATCTCGAATGAAGCCGTTCGTGTGAAACTAGAATCTTGTGTATTGATTGGAGTAGCTTCCTGTCACATATCCCAGCCAACCCCGGAACCATTTCCGGCCTGATAGCCAGTTCCATGCCCCCCTCCCAAGTCGCCGCTTCCTGCGCGCTTCTAACTCTTGACAGATTTGCCATAGAACACACATCGCTTGATGCGGATCCGTTGAATTGCTTCCCCGTAACACTCCTCACTCTTTGCcgttggccttcttctgcctctTGCCCTTTCTCCCCTGGCTATCCTGCTCTCCCACCCTGGCTTTCCGTTTCCGCCTTGGTGCCGCAACCAACCTGCCGCTCTTCCATGCCGAGCTTAAGAGCCACACCGCCTCAGCCCTCAATTCCCTTGCATCATATGTATCGTTACCTTTGGAGATGACAGGCCGTCCTAGCATCCGATACTGGGCATGCCGAATGACAAGCGGACCACAACTATGGCCGTCGCCTTGGCGTAATGCTCTCTGTTTGCTCGGTGTTAGCCCAGTTAAATTTCCAAAATACTGACATGCAGGGCACCCACCTTCTCGATGTATCGAAGACGAGGGAGCTCTTTCTCACATATCTCCTATCAAACAATGAGTATcatgctcctccttggcagGTCACTCACTCTGCGAACCTTGATATCACTGTCTTCTGTTTCGCCCATCGAGTCATAGTGGAAGATAGACTCTTCCCTCTCGTTGATTTCGAGGAGGCTAAagtggctctggctctggaagagaggaaagaagcAGACCAGGCGGGTTCCTGCCTCCACCTGGCGATGCCATTTCGCCATCTGCTCCACAACCCTCTCGAACGGGCGCTGCATCAAGCTGTGGGCCTGCATCTGCTGATGGATTGAAACAGAGAAGCCGACGCGGACAAACGCAAGTTTATCAGATAGGTGTAGGCAAGCGAGTATGACCTCATCATTAAGCCACGTCCTCCCACTCAGCCTTCGGAGCGAGTCCACGCCGAAAAGAAAGTCAGTgccctcgacaaggagcATGTTGCCAGTGATGGAGTCTCGGATCTGCTCAGACAAGGTGCCAAGCTCGACACATGCGGCAGACAGCGCTGGGCTTGGGGACGACAGGCTTGCGCTCCTTACGTCATGGCGGAACTTGTCTGGGCTCGTCCTGCCTGTCTCCAAGAGCAATGCCACCTGGGCCTCCAGGAGCCGCAAgacggccatcttctccggGCTGCCTAGCAGCCCTCTGACCAGTGTTTCCAATGTCACCTCTGGGGAGTTGGCGAGTTGCCTGTCGCGGGTTAGTCAATCAGCCTCTATTTTAACAATCC
This region of Fusarium keratoplasticum isolate Fu6.1 chromosome 7, whole genome shotgun sequence genomic DNA includes:
- a CDS encoding C2H2-type domain-containing protein, whose protein sequence is MAQPTDLPSQKPRKRGAPRIRADSSKAVQAILERNRSKPAPEKGAGLHKKTLALQNRVWAEWTQFAEAGELDSDKTWLQLCAGSHDAVKIFESFLELYILNSETSVPCLGPDEYKTKRDVNSAATLQDVWSALVRVANDDVLKRFRYQPNANAQHFTLRYSTRGGVESGPAGLVGKLIPGLADRLGLTRRQQFVKKETTEEDLLLVLRTAWERASDILCKPSQRVSFSGNIILGGIGGWRYESLRRVEYKDIEVGWLRDPADPTKVRPVASVHVRHVKRHGDEIERDQSASLTFGITRVPVKSICLLSHIVAMAIYKGAFATRFTSCEEVLYPKGLLEGHIDYVPLKWKDDIVDQPVFPLDYKLYWRIWHRVLEVAGLREGLRPYSIRVGAGGRLNGALEPALRSYIMGNTEEVFRKSYNPVDQRHSLMTVAYKELTGGCDEVIAKLHQSFTKRDCYAPIYISDEDWKGFESRNDITQWRKELNSLPNRSSKEAKRIQSRIQYVKKVLEQELIKRRRDEYFETADRLRSEGQSTTHLHERRPRRPGPKQNELSSKMAEDLSPLFLAEDSTKRFADELVRYLRQAPDQDPPQGPKDAEATRPKADSTTPRCLICNKNFARKSGLTRHVNLEHSEDFRKPFYCRECEFSGQKQLIAAGLSAWSNHVEQYHGKLHTPNPVTPAHCLLCDKTFSTGGFSLHLKRSHAQLGHFETSFPCPECRRLGTDDLIVNLDQWILHVRNTHDGGAVPGAIVVGATDQKPRKRKRGELDQYQQTKTKQVCVEAIVKDERGEGSCGITSGDYHGGTDFWDKDEQVDWDQSTASGSCHVSEEFWVTGRDEDY